One window from the genome of Solea solea chromosome 2, fSolSol10.1, whole genome shotgun sequence encodes:
- the zc3h13 gene encoding zinc finger CCCH domain-containing protein 13 isoform X2, which translates to MSKIRRKVTVENSKTISDSSSSSTTTSSTSNPAAPSRRPSVFERLGPSTGSNAADSHCRNWLKTGNCSYGNTCRYTHGSQPRGKGFSFSRSTERPTGDLRERMKNKRQDVDSENVKRDLDEPTSPTTRRDSSRGRHREKEDIKITKERTPASEEEPTEWEANREDSDIGDYDYELSLEMKRQKIQRELLKLEQENMDKREEIVIKKDETPSKTRTSALPKASPEQLSSKDSPSPRKSGGSPKHKSGTKGPGSGKKEKKASISSPVSETTRSSKGSHGKKKGPRTPSPPPPVPLDLPVMGKKHKGKHKNKEKSEEKQKEAKDRGRDAEKHKEKKEKRRDRSDSSHKAKRSSVTSEERSGSVSSPSRGASPSRKKSTSPKSSSHKTSVLVSPPRRSPSPPRHQHTPTPPRHHSPSSHSGSSAQQHSPSPRRRRSSSPPYHRSSAAAAASASSPQSSRRSRSPLTLHDTSSPHRRSDRSSPGRHHSRGRERSRGDRERSPPAQERKQERRDDSRSKREKDAVRDDRDYDSEQMSSRDTRDDRDAKEARERRDVRERGRETTRESRDHRDSRDAKDSRESRTETRSSRESLERRDREREREREREKERDKDREREKERERERTDAYRKEETTQDDRSYGRGHGRDDGGRAEGRTENRTDRAERNGRGRGRANETSDKGSTRNSRGSQLESAHDSWETRSSAVRERERSAERSSANERSSDRGSDRDRYDSDRRDQVRDSSYDRRGAHGERDRRDNRDRDQRAASPSRHQGRSEDSEREERRDERRTDRGEDRRDERTRDREREREREREREREREKEKEKEREREREREKEREKEKERERVRERERERERERDREREREREERERERERKEREREREREQRERERQREWEEREQRERGREERRERRDDTRDDRSVRDTRDDRKTSRKRPRQESSPSPRASPKRATRDLSPADSDGYNSGEDKSERPIGRGQAKLHPQPLLPSPVCPPPSDSGDKHRLLSQVVRPQEPLLRSPPRAAPSEEKPGHWKDEERRGGGDKWESRSRHEEPEPRAERNRGGDRRGEHPSDAPSDSRSRGREQRESTPPPPPPPPPPPPALTSGSEDRDAGAQFHEEGKKKTKSQRKGLKKGRKEEEAGAGNNTAAAGERFIPEPAAVASAEAPPPLHSPRKVGKKKVLERKRKWSRGPESDVSEEETAAHQPHSKRKRGPRTPPPSLRPDHRGTAGNTEPSPQSKVDNFSDWSDEEVTGRGGGGAAVAAAAAAAAAALETQPPPAPAEPLRRSGGLRLCRDRERCNPPAIAPLLPQDPPLLLQTLTPQPLMSQPLLRKPPPDQTRSSSMGSNQSRTSSRRLRSPSNESAHREDPQGPRSRRGRLPGNNSRDRERERERPAVSEPPVAERKSRIDQLRRGEPSRSTSSDRQDSRSHSSRRSSPDSERQTRSRSRAGSYDSREREPFERERDRKDLRPQQQQQQQQQQPPPPQQQQQQQQQQQQQQQQQQPPLIHQPPLQQQQRDWEPESREWTGRGREPLLMRPGREPLLRERDIRDRERLLPDALLQQHERERERDGRDSRGDRGSDRDRERMMMMMELPPHGDLRGLGRGDMMRLDRGDYEPLLPRAAFGPPETDKASNSHHLIAEQRERELDKADSIDGDDDGKDDDGQSVTSVGEEYEPISDDELDVILADSQKKEDQQEDEKTSGPLDVIDVDWSSLMPKQKQEPRAAGAALLRFTPGAVLLRAGVSKRLAGPKLLEQVKEVCKSELDDPKDADKLFEHDLGALNMAALNRRVERASLLSNLGPCCKALCARRDFAIRRQLLKNDKGLTKQYPTTPVVDTELLQMSMRLFRRTMAGQTAALERSNSVSAAAAAAAAAAAADVCAGGSSKLSSAQPEVCVS; encoded by the exons ATGTCCAAGATCAGGCGGAAGGTAACAGTGGAGAATTCAAAAACCAtatctgacagcagcagcagcagcaccacgaCCAGCAGCACCAGCAACCCCGCCGCCCCCTCCCGCAGGCCCAGTGTGTTTGAAAGACTTGGTCCCAGCACTGGGAGTAATGCTGCAGAT AGTCACTGTAGAAATTGGTTGAAGACTGGTAATTGCAGTTACGGCAACACTTGTCGCTACACACATGGAAGTCAGCCGCGAGGCAAAGGATTTAGCTTCAGTCG GTCAACCGAGAGACCCACAGGTGATCTGCGGGAGAGGATGAAGAATAAAAGACAAGATGTTGACTCAGAAAACGTGAAGAGAGACTTAGACGAGCCCACATCCCCCACAACAAGA AGAGACTCCTCCAGAGGCCGACACAGGGAGAAGGAGGACATAAAGATCACAAAAGAGCGAACCCCAGCCAGTGAAGAAGAGCCCACAGAGTGGGAAGCCAACCGCGAAG ACTCAGATATCGGTGACTACGACTACGAATTATCCCTGGAAATGAAGCGTCAGAAGATTCAGCGTGAGCTGCTGAAACTCGAGCAGGAGAACATGGACAAGAGGGAGGAGATTGTCATCAAGAAAGACGAGACCCCGAGTAAAACGAGAACCAGCGCCTTGCCAAAA GCCTCCCCGGAGCAGTTGAGCTCCAAAGATTCCCCCTCGCCAAGGAAGTCGGGCGGCTCCCCGAAACACAAAAGTGGCACCAAAGGGCCCGGCTCTGgcaagaaagagaagaaggcgTCCATATCCTCACCTGTGTCTGAAACGACCAGGTCTTCAAAGGGCAGCCATGGTAAAAAGAAAGGGCCGCGGACTCCCAGTCCTCCTCCGCCGGTCCCACTGGACCTCCCTGTGATgggaaagaaacacaaaggcaaacacaaaaacaaggagaAGTCTGAGGAGAAGCAGAAGGAAGCAAAGGATCGGGGACGAgatgcagaaaaacacaaagagaagaaggagaaacgCCG GGACAGATCAGACAGTTCCCACAAAGCCAAGCGGTCGTCGGTGACATCAGAAGAGCGTTCTGGTAGCGTGTCATCTCCATCCAGAGGCGCTTCACCCTCAAGGAAGAAATCCACCTCTCCAAAATCTTCCTCTCATAAAACCTCTGTGCTGGTTTCTCCTCCTCGCAG GTCTCCGTCTCCTCCGCGTCACCAGCACACGCCGACTCCTCCCCGCCACCACTCCCCGTCCTCCCACTCCGGCTCGTCCGCCCAGCAACACTCTCCCTCCCCGCGGCGGCGTCGCTCCTCCTCCCCACCCTACCATCGCAGCTCTGCGGCAGCCGCGGCCTCTGCCTCCTCGCCTCAGAGCTCCCGCCGCTCCAGGTCACCTCTGACCCTGCACGACACCTCATCGCCTCACCGTCGATCTGACCGGTCCAGCCCGGGCCGGCACCACTCCAGGGGACGCGAGAGGAGTCgaggggacagagagaggagtccGCCCGCTCAGGAGCGCAAACAAGAGCGCAGAGATG ACAGCCGCAGCAAGCGAGAGAAAGACGCTGTCCGTGACGACCGGGACTATGACTCGGAGCAGATGTCCTCACGAGACACCCGCGACGACAGAGACGCCAAAGAGGCTCGCGAGCGACGAGACGTTCGCGAGCGTGGACGGGAGACGACCCGAGAGTCCCGCGACCACAGAGACAGCAGAGACGCGAAGGACTCCAGAGAGAGCAGGACGGAGACGCGGTCCAGTCGAGAGTCCCTGGAGCGTCGCGACCGAGAGCGAGAGCGGGAACGGGAgcgagagaaggagagggacaAGGACCGAGAGCGAGAGAAGGAGCGTGAGAGGGAGAGGACGGACGCCTACAGGAAGGAGGAGACCACTCAGGATGACAGGAGTTATGGGAGAGGTCATGGACGCGATGATGGAGGGAGAGCTGAAGGACGGACGGAGAACAGGACGGACAGAGCCGAGAGGAACGGACGAGGCAGAGGACGTGCGAATGAGACGTCTGACAAAG GCTCGACCAGAAACTCGCGAGGTTCGCAGCTGGAGAGCGCTCACGACAGCTGGGAGACGCGGAGCAGCGCGGTGCGCGAGCGCGAGCGCAGCGCCGAGAGGAGCAGCGCCAACGAAAGGAGCTCCGACAGAGGCTCGGACCGAGACCGCTACGACAGCGACCGGAGAGATCAGGTCCGAGACTCATCCTACGACAGGAGAGGAGCACATGGAGAGCGGGATCGCAGAGACAACCGAGACAGAG ATCAGAGAGCGGCTTCACCCAGCAGACACCAGGGGAGGTCAGAGGATTctgagagggaggagaggagggacgAGCGCAGGACAGACCGAGGGGAGGACAGACGAGACGAGCGAACCCGTGACcgggagcgagagagggagcgggagagggaaagagagcgggagagggagaaggagaaagagaaggagagggagcgagagagggagagggaaaaggagcgcgagaaggagaaggagagggagcgggtcagggagagagagcgggaacgagagagggagagagacagggagcgggagagggagagggaggagcggGAACGAGAGAGGGAGCGCAAGGAgcgagagcgggagagagagagggagcagcggGAGCGAGAGAGGCAGCGGGAgtgggaggagagggagcagcGCGAGAGAGGGCGGGAGGAGCGGCGGGAGAGGAGGGACGACACCAGGGATGACCGGTCAGTCCGAGACACGCGGGACGATCGCAAGACGAG TCGTAAAAGGCCCCGGCAGGAGAGCAGCCCGAGTCCCCGCGCCTCGCCCAAGCGAGCAACGCGGGACCTCAGTCCGGCGGACAGCGACGGCTACAACAGTGGAGAAGACAAAAGTGAGCGCCCGATTGGCCGAGGGCAGGCCAAGCTCCACCCACAGCCCCTTCTCCCCAGCCCAGTGTGTCCGCCTCCATCTGACA GTGGTGACAAGCATCGTCTGCTGAGTCAGGTGGTTCGGCCCCAGGAGCCCCTGCTGCGTTCTCCTCCACGCGCTGCTCCATCTGAAGAGAAGCCCGGTCACTGGAAGGACGAGGAGCGCAGAGGAGGTGGGGACAAATGGGAGTCACGCAGCCGCCACGAGGAGCCCGAGCCCCGCGCAGAACGTAACCGAGGAGGCGATAGACGGGGAGAACATCCCTCTGACGCGCCGTCTGACTCCCGTAGCAGAGGTAGAGAGCAGAGGGAATCaacgccgccgccaccgccgccgcctcctcctcctcctccagccctCACCAGTGGCAGTGAAGACAGAGATGCCGGTGCTCAGTTCCAcgaggaaggaaagaagaagacaaagtcGCAACGGAAGGGGCTGAAGAAAGGTCGCAAAGAAGAGGAGGCTGGCGCTGGCAACAACACCGCTGCTGCAGGAGAACGTTTCATTCCCGAGCCTGCAGCTGTTGCTTCTGCAGAGGCTCCTCCACCGCTGCACTCTCCCAGGAAGGTAGGCAAGAAGAAGGTGCTGGAACGAAAGAGGAAATGGTCGCGAGGACCAGAATCTGACGTATCTGAGGAGGAAACGGCAGCTCATCAGCCACACAGTAAGAGGAAGAGAGGCCCCCGCACGCCACCGCCCTCCCTGAGGCCCGATCACCGCGGCACTGCAGGCAACACGGAGCCGTCTCCGCAGTCCAAAGTGGACAACTTCAGTGACTGGTCAGACGAGGAGGTCACAGgccgaggaggtggaggagcagcagtagcagcagcagcagcagcagcagcagcagctctggaaaCGCAACCTCCTCCGGCTCCTGCTGAGCCTCTCAGGAGAAGTGGAGGTCTGAGGCTGTGTCGGGACAGAGAGCGGTGCAATCCCCCGGCCATCGCTCCCCTGCTGCCCCAGGatcctccactgctgctgcagacgCTCACTCCCCAGCCGCTCATGTCGCAGCCGCTGCTGCGCAAACCTCCTCCGGATCAGacgcgcagcagcagcatgggCAGCAACCAGAGCCGCACGTCGTCCCGGCGCCTGCGCTCGCCCTCCAACGAGTCGGCCCACAGAGAAGACCCGCAGGGGCCGCGGTCCCGCCGGGGACGACTGCCGGGCAACAACTCCCGCGACAGAgaacgagagagggagaggccgGCGGTGAGCGAACCTCCCGTGGCCGAGAGGAAGTCTCGAATTGACcagctgaggagaggagagcccAGCCGCAGCACGTCGTCAG accGCCAGGATTCCCGCAGCCACAGCTCCAGACGCAGCTCTCCGGACTCGGAGCGACAGACCCGGTCCAGGTCACGCGCCGGCTCCTACGACAGCCGGGAGCGGGAGCCGTTTGAGCGAGAACGAGACAGAAAGGACCTTCgacctcaacaacaacaacagcagcagcagcaacagccaccgccgccgcagcagcagcagcaacaacaacaacaacaacaacaacagcagcaacagcaacagccgCCGCTGATTCACCAACCGCCGCTGCAGCAACAGCAAAGAGACTGGGAGCCTGAGAGCAGAGAGTGGACTGGCAGAGGACGGGAGCCGCTGCTCATGCGTCCTGGACGCGAACCTCTGCTGAGGGAGCGAGACATCCGGGACAGGGAGCGCTTACTCCCCGAcgctctgctgcagcagcacgagcgggagcgagagagagacggcAGGGACAGCAGAGGCGACCGAGGCAGCGATCGAGACCgggagaggatgatgatgatgatggagctgcCGCCGCACGGGGACCTCAGAGGTCTGGGACGGGGAGACATGATGAGGCTGGACAGGGGCGACTACGAGCCTCTGCTGCCCAGAGCAGCCTTTGGGCCGCCAGAGACGGACAAGGCCAGCAACAGCCACCATCTCATCGCTGAGCAACGGGAACGGGAGCTGGACAAGGCGGACAGCATCGACG GAGACGACGACGGCAAAGACGACGACGGCCAGTCGGTAACGTCTGTCGGAGAAGAGTACGAGCCGATCAGTGACGACGAGCTGGACGTCATTCTGGCCGATAGTCAGAAGAAAGAGGATCAGCAGGAGGACGAAAAAACCTCAG GTCCTCTGGATGTGATTGACGTGGACTGGTCCAGCTTGATGCCCAAACAGAAGCAGGAGCCCCGGGCGGCAGGCGCGGCGCTGCTGCGCTTCACCCCTGGAGCCGTGCTCCTCAGAGCGGGCGTCTCAAAGAGACTCGCCGGGCCGAAGCTCCTGGAGCAAGTCAAAGAAGTGTGCAAGTCGGAGCTGGACGACCCTAAAG ATGCCGATAAGCTGTTCGAGCACGACCTCGGGGCGCTGAACATGGCGGCGCTGAACAGGCGCGTGGAGAGGGCGAGTCTACTGAGCAACCTCGGGCCCTGCTGCAAGGCCCTGTGCGCTCGCAGGGACTTCGCCATCCGACGTCAGCTGTTGAAAAACGATAAG GGCCTAACGAAGCAGTACCCCACTACACCAGTAGTGGACACGGAGCTGCTGCAGATGAGCATGCGTCTCTTCAGAAGAACGATGGCAGGACAGACTGCGGCTCTGGAAAGGTCCAACAgcgtttcagcagcagcagcagcagctgcagctgcagcagctgccgATGTGTGTGCAGGTGGCAGCAGTAAACTGAGCTCAGCTCAgcctgaggtgtgtgtgtcctga